The following are encoded together in the Phaseolus vulgaris cultivar G19833 chromosome 9, P. vulgaris v2.0, whole genome shotgun sequence genome:
- the LOC137821892 gene encoding amino acid permease 8-like isoform X1, with the protein MTMAESKEPTREPDKCERKMESRVRFDQKLENSSSSVTFIELKKFEWNLFTATTHIITVVVGAGVLALAWAMAQLGWIPGIITMLIFASVSLYTYNIIADCYRFPDPITGKRNYSYMQAVNSYLGGTMHVFCGSILYGKLAGVTVGYSITGSLSLVAIKKAICFHRKGHDAYCKFSNNPYMIGFGILQVFLSQIPDFHKLTWLSTLAAATSFGYAFIGSGLSLATVIQGNGQPTHLFGKKIGPDQSESEKIWKIFSALGNIALASHFATVIYDIMDTLRSDSPENKQMKSANVSGITTMTILFLLCGGLGYAAFGDGTPGNILTGFGFYEPYWLVALGNVFIVIHMVGAYQVMAQPLFRVIEMGANMAWPSSDFINKGYPIKMGFLSCHVNFFRLIWRTAYVIVATVLAMAMPFFNEFLALLGAVGFWPLIVFFPVQMHIAQKQIKRLSLKWCMLQLLSFVSFLVTAAAATASIRGISKNITKYKLFMYKQ; encoded by the exons GGAACTTGTTTACTGCTACTACGCACATAATAACGGTGGTGGTAGGAGCAGGAGTGCTTGCTTTGGCATGGGCAATGGCCCAATTAGGATGGATACCCGGCATAATCACCATGCTCATATTTGCAAGCGTTTCCCTTTACACTTACAATATTATAGCTGATTGCTACAGATTTCCTGACCCAATCACTGGCAAAAGAAACTACAGTTACATGCAAGCCGTTAATTCATACCTAG GTGGAACAATGCACGTGTTTTGTGGATCAATCCTGTATGGGAAGCTCGCTGGGGTTACAGTGGGCTACTCTATAACTGGTTCTTTAAGCTTGGT GGCTATAAAGAAAGCCATTTGCTTTCACCGAAAAGGCCATGATGCTTATTGCAAGTTTTCAAACAATCCCTATATGATAGGTTTTGGGATTCTGCAAGTTTTTTTGTCTCAAATCCCAGATTTCCACAAGTTAACGTGGCTTTCAACCCTTGCTGCCGCTACCTCTTTTGGTTATGCTTTCATTGGCAGCGGGCTTTCGCTGGCAACGGTGATCCAAG GTAACGGACAACCAACACATTTATTTGGAAAGAAAATAGGACCAGACCAATCTGAATCAGAAAAAATTTGGAAGATTTTCAGTGCTTTGGGAAACATTGCACTTGCTTCCCATTTTGCTACAGTTATTTATGATATAATG GACACGTTGAGGTCAGATTCACCAGAAAACAAACAGATGAAAAGCGCCAATGTGTCAGGAATCACAACAATGACAATACTTTTCCTCTTATGCGGTGGACTTGGATATGCTGCTTTCGGAGATGGCACACCTGGGAACATCCTCACTGGCTTTGGATTTTATGAACCATACTGGTTGGTCGCCCTTGGCAATGTTTTTATTGTAATCCATATGGTGGGAGCATATCAG GTAATGGCTCAACCACTATTTCGTGTAATTGAGATGGGAGCTAACATGGCGTGGCCAAGTTCAGATTTCATAAACAAGGGCTACCCAATAAAAATGGGGTTCTTATCATGTCACGTCAACTTCTTTAGGCTTATCTGGAGGACAGCATATGTGATAGTAGCCACAGTTCTGGCCATGGCCATGCCATTTTTCAACGAGTTTCTTGCCTTGCTTGGAGCAGTTGGGTTTTGGCCACTCATTGTGTTCTTCCCTGTACAAATGCACATTGCACAGAAACAGATAAAACGACTATCATTGAAGTGGTGTATGCTTCAATTATTGAGCTTCGTGAGCTTCCTAGTTACAGCTGCTGCTGCAACTGCATCCATTCGTGGAATTAGCAAGAACATCACAAAATACAAACTTTTTATGTATAAACAATAG
- the LOC137821892 gene encoding amino acid permease 8-like isoform X2, whose protein sequence is MDVERDPSRLDDDGRVKRTGNLFTATTHIITVVVGAGVLALAWAMAQLGWIPGIITMLIFASVSLYTYNIIADCYRFPDPITGKRNYSYMQAVNSYLGGTMHVFCGSILYGKLAGVTVGYSITGSLSLVAIKKAICFHRKGHDAYCKFSNNPYMIGFGILQVFLSQIPDFHKLTWLSTLAAATSFGYAFIGSGLSLATVIQGNGQPTHLFGKKIGPDQSESEKIWKIFSALGNIALASHFATVIYDIMDTLRSDSPENKQMKSANVSGITTMTILFLLCGGLGYAAFGDGTPGNILTGFGFYEPYWLVALGNVFIVIHMVGAYQVMAQPLFRVIEMGANMAWPSSDFINKGYPIKMGFLSCHVNFFRLIWRTAYVIVATVLAMAMPFFNEFLALLGAVGFWPLIVFFPVQMHIAQKQIKRLSLKWCMLQLLSFVSFLVTAAAATASIRGISKNITKYKLFMYKQ, encoded by the exons GGAACTTGTTTACTGCTACTACGCACATAATAACGGTGGTGGTAGGAGCAGGAGTGCTTGCTTTGGCATGGGCAATGGCCCAATTAGGATGGATACCCGGCATAATCACCATGCTCATATTTGCAAGCGTTTCCCTTTACACTTACAATATTATAGCTGATTGCTACAGATTTCCTGACCCAATCACTGGCAAAAGAAACTACAGTTACATGCAAGCCGTTAATTCATACCTAG GTGGAACAATGCACGTGTTTTGTGGATCAATCCTGTATGGGAAGCTCGCTGGGGTTACAGTGGGCTACTCTATAACTGGTTCTTTAAGCTTGGT GGCTATAAAGAAAGCCATTTGCTTTCACCGAAAAGGCCATGATGCTTATTGCAAGTTTTCAAACAATCCCTATATGATAGGTTTTGGGATTCTGCAAGTTTTTTTGTCTCAAATCCCAGATTTCCACAAGTTAACGTGGCTTTCAACCCTTGCTGCCGCTACCTCTTTTGGTTATGCTTTCATTGGCAGCGGGCTTTCGCTGGCAACGGTGATCCAAG GTAACGGACAACCAACACATTTATTTGGAAAGAAAATAGGACCAGACCAATCTGAATCAGAAAAAATTTGGAAGATTTTCAGTGCTTTGGGAAACATTGCACTTGCTTCCCATTTTGCTACAGTTATTTATGATATAATG GACACGTTGAGGTCAGATTCACCAGAAAACAAACAGATGAAAAGCGCCAATGTGTCAGGAATCACAACAATGACAATACTTTTCCTCTTATGCGGTGGACTTGGATATGCTGCTTTCGGAGATGGCACACCTGGGAACATCCTCACTGGCTTTGGATTTTATGAACCATACTGGTTGGTCGCCCTTGGCAATGTTTTTATTGTAATCCATATGGTGGGAGCATATCAG GTAATGGCTCAACCACTATTTCGTGTAATTGAGATGGGAGCTAACATGGCGTGGCCAAGTTCAGATTTCATAAACAAGGGCTACCCAATAAAAATGGGGTTCTTATCATGTCACGTCAACTTCTTTAGGCTTATCTGGAGGACAGCATATGTGATAGTAGCCACAGTTCTGGCCATGGCCATGCCATTTTTCAACGAGTTTCTTGCCTTGCTTGGAGCAGTTGGGTTTTGGCCACTCATTGTGTTCTTCCCTGTACAAATGCACATTGCACAGAAACAGATAAAACGACTATCATTGAAGTGGTGTATGCTTCAATTATTGAGCTTCGTGAGCTTCCTAGTTACAGCTGCTGCTGCAACTGCATCCATTCGTGGAATTAGCAAGAACATCACAAAATACAAACTTTTTATGTATAAACAATAG
- the LOC137822964 gene encoding receptor-like protein kinase HSL1, whose product MSKMPLFVYFHLFLLFSISVPSRVISETEQTILLTLKRQLGDPPSLRSWKPSPSAPCDWTEIGCGSDGAVTKLLLSSKGITTSKSLPSTICNLKNLLMLDLSNNSIAGEFPTTLYECSNLQYLDLSQNYLAGAVPADVDRLKTLTYLSLGANSFSGEIPAAIGNLPELQTLDLFTNNFEGTVPKEIGNLSNLEGLGLAYNLKLAPWKIPLEFRKLRNLRRLWMTRCNLIGEIPEYFGDIFTNLVRLDLSMNKLSGSIPRTLFSLRKLRFLYLFSNRLSGVIPSATMQCLELIDVDLAKNNLTGSIPREFGELKNLSTLHLYENHLFGEIPVSLSQIPTLKYFRVFSNNLSGTLPPELGLHSKLAAIEVSDNQLSGGLPEHLCAGGALIGVVVSSNNFSGVLPESIVNCPSLATVQVYDNKFSGEVPLGLWTMSNLSSLILSNNSFSGPLPGQVFWNIARIEIANNNFSGGISVGITSAKNLGFLDARNNMLSGEIPRELTQLSKLTALMLDGNQLSGALPSEIISWQSLNTLTLSRNKLSGQIPTAITALPRLAYLDLSQNDISGEIPPQFDRLRFVFLNLSSNQLSGKIPDEFNNLAFENSFLNNPRLCAYNPNIHLDNCLTKTASAAPQSSNSSSNSLALILAATAVVLLAIVSLVFYTLKTQWGKKHCGHKNKVATWRLTSFQRLDLKEINFLSSLTDNNLIGSGGFGKVYRIASNRPGEYVAVKKIWNREDVDDTLEKEFQAEVEILGNIRHSNIVKLLCCYASENSKLLVYEYMENQSLDKWLHAEKKSPTGLSWPTRLNIAIGAAQGLCYMHHECSPPVIHRDVKSSNILLDSEFRAKIADFGLAKMLSKPGELNTMSALAGSFGYIPPEYAYSTKINEKVDVYSFGVVLLELVTGRKPNMRGEHACSLVEWAWEHFTEAKSLTDAFDEDIKEPRYAEEMANVFKLGLLCTSSLPSTRPSAKEIMQVLRRCCHSGSTRRRVGNEFDIAPLLSDPRYVCSYKESNAATNNSSW is encoded by the exons ATGTCCAAAATGCCCCTCTTCGTTTACTTTCATTTGTTTCTGTTATTCAGCATCTCTGTACCCTCCCGGGTAATTTCCGAAACTGAACAAACAATCCTACTCACACTCAAACGTCAACTGGGAGACCCGCCGTCGCTCCGATCATGGAAACCGTCTCCGTCGGCGCCGTGCGACTGGACGGAGATTGGCTGCGGCAGTGACGGCGCCGTCACGAAACTTCTCCTCTCCAGCAAAGGCATCACCACCTCCAAGAGCCTCCCTTCCACAATCTGCAATCTCAAAAACCTCCTCATGCTTGACCTCTCCAACAACTCCATTGCCGGCGAGTTTCCGACAACCTTGTACGAATGCTCCAACCTCCAGTACCTCGACCTGTCGCAGAACTACCTAGCCGGAGCGGTCCCTGCCGACGTGGACCGCCTCAAAACCCTCACTTACCTCAGCCTCGGAGCCAACTCCTTCTCCGGAGAGATCCCGGCGGCGATCGGGAATCTGCCGGAACTGCAAACGCTGGATCTTTTCACAAACAACTTCGAGGGAACCGTCCCGAAGGAAATCGGAAACCTGTCGAACCTCGAAGGCTTGGGTTTGGCTTATAATCTCAAACTCGCGCCGTGGAAGATCCCGTTGGAGTTTAGGAAATTAAGAAATTTGAGGCGTCTGTGGATGACGCGGTGCAACCTGATCGGAGAGATTCCAGAATATTTTGGGGATATTTTCACGAACCTCGTACGGTTGGATTTGTCGATGAACAAATTATCAGGGAGCATTCCGAGGACTTTGTTCTCGCTGAGGAAGTTGAGGTTCTTGTACCTGTTCAGTAACAGGTTGTCGGGTGTGATTCCTAGTGCTACGATGCAGTGTTTGGAATTAATAGACGTTGATTTGGCGAAGAATAATTTGACGGGTTCCATACCCCGAGAGTTTGGAGAGTTAAAGAACTTGAGTACCTTGCACTTGTACGAGAATCACTTGTTCGGTGAGATTCCCGTAAGTTTAAGCCAAATTCCTACTCTTAAGTATTTCAGGGTTTTCAGCAATAACTTGAGTGGAACACTGCCTCCAGAACTAGGCTTGCATTCCAAGCTTGCAGCGATTGAGGTTTCTGATAACCAACTCAGTGGTGGGTTGCCGGAACATTTATGTGCAGGTGGTGCGCTTATTGGTGTTGTTGTTTCTTCCAACAATTTTAGTGGGGTTTTGCCTGAGTCGATTGTAAATTGTCCTTCTCTCGCCACGGTTCAGGTTTATGATAACAAGTTTTCGGGTGAGGTTCCTTTGGGTTTGTGGACTATGAGTAATCTTTCGTCCTTGATTTTGAGCAACAACTCTTTTTCTGGGCCTCTTCCGGGTCAAGTGTTCTGGAATATTGCAAGGATTGAGATCGCAAACAACAACTTCTCGGGTGGGATATCTGTTGGGATTACTTCAGCCAAAAATCTGGGGTTTCTTGATGCGAGAAACAACATGCTTTCGGGTGAAATTCCAAGGGAATTGACTCAACTTTCTAAGCTCACTGCTCTCATGCTGGATGGTAACCAACTTTCGGGTGCACTTCCTTCTGAGATTATTTCGTGGCAATCACTGAACACTTTGACACTATCACGAAACAAACTTTCTGGCCAAATTCCCACGGCTATTACTGCTCTTCCCCGCCTGGCTTACCTGGACTTGTCTCAAAATGACATATCAGGTGAAATCCCCCCTCAGTTTGATAGGTTGAGGTTTGTTTTTCTAAACTTGTCCTCCAACCAGCTATCTGGGAAAATCCCTGATGAGTTCAATAACCTCGCATTTGAAAACAGTTTCTTGAACAATCCTCGTCTATGTGCTTACAATCCAAACATCCACCTTGATAACTGCTTGACCAAAACCGCATCAGCGGCACCACAGTCGAGCAATTCATCTTCGAATTCACTGGCTCTGATTCTGGCTGCCACCGCCGTTGTGTTACTGGCCATAGTTTCCTTGGTCTTCTATACGTTGAAAACGCAATGGGGCAAAAAGCACTGCGGGCATAAAAATAAGGTTGCAACGTGGAGGCTCACTTCATTCCAGAGGCTTGATCTCAAGGAAATAAATTTCCTCTCAAGTTTGACAGACAATAACCTCATAGGAAGTGGAGGGTTTGGGAAAGTTTACCGGATTGCTTCAAATCGTCCAGGTGAGTATGTTGCGGTGAAGAAGATCTGGAATCGCGAGGATGTGGATGACACGTTGGAGAAAGAGTTCCAGGCCGAGGTTGAGATCCTGGGCAATATTCGGCACTCGAATATAGTGAAGCTTTTGTGCTGCTATGCAAGTGAGAACTCCAAACTTCTTGTTTATGAATACATGGAAAATCAGAGCCTGGACAAATGGCTTCATGCAGAGAAGAAATCGCCTACTGGGTTGAGTTGGCCAACGAGGTTGAATATTGCCATTGGGGCTGCACAAGGTCTGTGTTACATGCACCATGAATGCTCACCCCCCGTCATCCACCGAGATGTCAAATCTAGCAATATACTGTTGGACTCGGAGTTCAGAGCTAAAATAGCAGATTTTGGGCTCGCCAAAATGTTATCAAAGCCCGGTGAACTAAACACCATGTCTGCTCTAGCAGGCTCTTTTGGCTACATTCCACCAG AATATGCCTATTCAACTAAGATTAACGAGAAAGTTGATGTTTATAGCTTTGGCGTTGTGCTCTTAGAGCTTGTGACAGGAAGGAAACCTAATATGAGAGGCGAGCATGCATGCAGCTTAGTTGAATGGGCGTGGGAGCATTTTACTGAAGCGAAGAGCCTTACTGATGCATTCGATGAGGATATCAAAGAACCACGTTATGCGGAAGAGATGGCTAATGTCTTCAAATTGGGCCTCCTTTGCACAAGCTCCTTGCCCTCAACTAGACCTTCCGCAAAGGAGATTATGCAAGTTCTTCGTCGGTGTTGTCATTCAGGTTCTACACGCAGAAGAGTGGGAAATGAGTTTGATATCGCTCCTCTACTTAGTGACCCAAGGTACGTTTGTAGTTACAAGGAGAGTAATGCTGCAACCAATAACTCATCCTGGTGA